A window from Cryptomeria japonica chromosome 1, Sugi_1.0, whole genome shotgun sequence encodes these proteins:
- the LOC131051812 gene encoding alpha pinene synthase, chloroplastic-like, with product MALITTFSPNLGFCLKSHPAKSHNLQVCSKAVPLIPRKKLIKPIVNQALSKVEIPLRRTGKHHPNLWGDDFIQSLPKHPYEAPLYAERCGGLISEIKDMFSASAENVSPLLGLVDNIERLGIDRHFQKEIKEALDFIYRHWGECQRDLNITALGFRILRLHRYPVSPGMLGAFRTANGQFLCSTAQTEEDKIKGILNLFRASHIAFRGEKILDEAKEFSTTYLNQAMEKSGISSNLLQEISFNLEYGWYNNLPRLEAKKYIQIYGENESWARMAGNEKLLLLAKMDFNAIQSLHQQELKTYSRWWRESGLSKLEFARHRHVEYFFMACAICEDERYAAFRYGVAKFSSIATYLDDIYDTYGTIDELKLLTKAIKKWDPTSIDHLPEYMKVLYMALYETINEMDREAEKIQGRDTLTPSRDVWEGYANAMMQEAEWLATSHIPTLAEHIENGTVSSGTRATTLQPVLTIDEILSENILPKIDYPSRFMDLLCMSLRLRGDIKSFKGEIARGETNSSVACYMRDNPGSIEEDALDYIKNLLDERLKELNWEYLKNDGVPTCSKDYAYDITRGYLHFYKERDGFSISNKDIQNHVTQILIEPINM from the exons ATGGCTCTTATCACCACTTTTTCCCCTAATTTGGGCTTTTGCCTCAAATCTCACCCTGCCAAGTCCCACAATCTTCAAGTTTGCAGTAAAGCAGTGCCATTAATACCAAGGAAAAAGCTTATAAAGCCTATCGTAAATCAGGCCTTATCTAAAGTAGAAATCCCATTGCGGCGCACTGGTAAGCATCATCCCAACTTGTGGGGCGATGATTTTATACAGTCTCTTCCGAAGCATCCTTATGAG GCTCCTCTCTACGCTGAGCGTTGTGGAGGTCTTATTAGCGAGATCAAAGACATGTTCAGTGCATCTGCAGAAAATGTTTCCCCACTTCTTGGCCTCGTTGATAATATTGAACGTCTTGGAATAGATCGACATTTTCAAAAGGAAATTAAAGAAGCCCTTGATTTTATTTACAG GCATTGGGGTGAATGCCAAAGAGATCTCAACATCACGGCCTTGGGCTTTCGGATTCTTAGACTCCATAGATATCCTGTTTCTCCAG GAATGTTGGGAGCCTTTAGAACAGCAAATGGGCAGTTCTTGTGCTCCACTGCGCAAACAGAGGAGGATAAAATTAAAGGTATTCTAAATCTGTTTCGGGCTTCACATATTGCTTTTCGTGGGGAGAAAATTTTGGACGAGGCTAAGGAATTCTCTACTACATATTTAAATCAAGCTATGGAGAAGAGTGGGATCAGCTCAAACCTTTTACAAGAG ATATCATTCAATCTGGAGTATGGCTGGTACAACAATCTGCCCAGATTGGAAGCAAAGAAATATATCCAGATCTATGGAGAAAACGAATCGTGGGCCAG GATGGCGGGCAATGAGAAACTTTTACTTTTAGCTAAAATGGACTTCAATGCGATTCAGTCACTGCATCAACAAGAGCTTAAAACTTATTCTAG ATGGTGGAGGGAGTCTGGTTTGTCTAAATTGGAATTCGCTCGCCATCGTCATGTAGAATATTTTTTTATGGCATGTGCTATTTGTGAGGATGAGAGGTATGCTGCATTTAGATATGGTGTAGCAAAGTTCTCTTCAATTGCAACATATTTAGATGATATATACGACACATATGGAACAATAGATGAATTGAAACTCCTCACAAAGGCTATCAAGAA GTGGGATCCGACATCTATAGACCATCTTCCCGAATATATGAAAGTTCTATATATGGCATTGTATGAGACAATCAATGAAATGGATCGAGAAGCTGAAAAGATTCAAGGACGAGATACTCTCACCCCCTCTAGAGATGTT TGGGAAGGTTATGCAAATGCCATGATGCAAGAAGCTGAGTGGCTTGCTACAAGTCACATACCAACTTTGGCAGAACACATTGAGAATGGAACAGTTAGTTCAGGGACTCGTGCAACCACATTGCAACCCGTGTTAACAATAGATGAGATCCTTTCAGAAAATATTCTTCCAAAAATTGATTATCCATCAAGATTCATGGATCTCTTGTGTATGAGCCTTAGACTAAGAGGTGATATTAAATCCTTTAAG GGTGAGATAGCTCGAGGAGAAACAAATTCATCAGTAGCGTGTTACATGAGAGATAATCCAGGATCCATTGAAGAAGATGCATTGGATTACATCAAGAATTTATTGGATGAACGACTCAAAGAATTAAATTGGGAGTACTTGAAAAATGATGGCGTTCCAACATGTAGCAAGGATTATGCTTATGACATCACAAGAGGTTACCTACATTTCTACAAAGAGAGAGATGGTTTTAGTATTTCAAATAAAGACATACAAAACCATGTAACTCAAATCCTCATTGAACCTATAAACATGTAA